In Mercurialis annua linkage group LG6, ddMerAnnu1.2, whole genome shotgun sequence, the following are encoded in one genomic region:
- the LOC126686339 gene encoding bidirectional sugar transporter N3-like, producing MALNDPRFVLAFGILGNVVSFLVYLAPLPTFYRVIKKKSTEGFQSIPYSVALFSAMLTLYYATLKENAILLITINSIGCLIEGIYVTIFLIYATQSAKKLTVKLLVFFNLGAYLLIVLLTAKLSHGSVRAHIVGWICAVFSVCVFAAPLSIMRLVIRTRSVEYMPFSLSFFLTLCATCWLGYGLAVNDYFIASPNILGFLFGIAQMALYMIYKNKNKEQILPTTNSQELAKIEPQKSKDGLQNSNATNLNPKQEQKAAVLDGGAAAATGLNNA from the exons ATGGCATTAAATGATCCCCGTTTCGTTCTTGCCTTCGGGATTCTTG GTAATGTGGTGTCATTCCTTGTATATCTGGCTCCATT GCCGACGTTTTACAGAGtaataaagaaaaaatcaaCAGAAGGGTTCCAATCGATTCCGTATTCAGTTGCACTGTTCAGTGCTATGTTAACTCTCTATTATGCGACTCTAAAGGAGAATGCAATTCTTCTCATTACTATAAACTCAATTGGCTGTCTCATAGAAGGCATTTACGTAACTATATTTCTAATCTATGCAACACAGTCAGCAAAG AAGTTAACGGTGAAACTGCTGGTGTTTTTCAACTTGGGAGCTTATTTGTTGATAGTATTATTAACGGCAAAGTTGAGTCATGGGTCTGTTAGGGCACACATTGTTGGATGGATTTGCGCCGTCTTCTCCGTTTGTGTGTTTGCTGCTCCACTTAGTATCATG AGGCTGGTTATAAGGACAAGGAGTGTGGAATACATGCCATTCTCACTCTCGTTTTTCTTGACTCTTTGTGCTACATGCTGGCTTGGTTATGGACTTGCTGTTAATGATTACTTTATTGCT TCACCAAACATCCTAGGATTCTTGTTCGGAATAGCTCAGATGGCGTTGTACATGATCTACAAGAACAAAAATAAGGAACAGATCCTGCCTACCACCAACTCACAAGAACTAGCAAAAATTGAGCCTCAAAAGAGCAAAGATGGTCTTCAAAATTCTAATGCCACCAACTTAAACCCTAAACAAGAGCAAAAAGCAGCAGTACTCGACGGAGGAGCAGCAGCAGCTACTGGACTCAACAATGCGTAA